The following nucleotide sequence is from Novipirellula artificiosorum.
CGCTGGACAACGTTTTCGTCGATCAAGCCATCGCGGTTGGGGGCAACATCCAGCTTCGAGGGGTTGAAACTGAGTGGATCTTGACCCGGCTCAACCCATTCTTTTTCGTGAAACGTTCCCATGTTGAAATAGATGAACATCCCGAATTTCAATTCGAGAAACTCTTTGCGGAGCACTTCGAGATCTTGCGCCGTGGTCGAAAAAGGAAATTGCATGCTCAAGATGAAAAGTAAAAAACAGGAAATCGTTTTCATCGTTCTTTTCGGTGGGAAGAAGGGGTGGGACTCATGACGGACCTGATTGTACACCAAGTTGACATTCCACGATTGTTGTCGCTGGCACGGTTGTTCTGCGCGCACTTCCCTGGAGGAACCACGTTTGGTCTTGTGGGGACGCTCGGGGCTGGGAAAACTCGCTGGGTCCAAGCGATTGCCGATGCCAGTGGGATCGATGTGGCGGAAGTGACCAGCCCCACCTTTACCTTGTTGCAAAGTCATGCTGGTAACGACCGCGTGTTGCATCATCTCGATGCCTATCGGGTCGCGGATGAAGACGAGTTTCTCGAGCTTGGGGTCGACGAACTTTTCGACGACGAGCGAGCATGGACGCTCGTCGAATGGGCAAACCTGGTCCGTGATGTGATGCCCAAACAAACGGTCTGGATTTATTTCGATCTGGAGGCGGACGAGGAGTGTCGGACGATCCGGGTGGCCACTCGTGATCCTGCGAACCAAGCGAGGATCGACCAGCTCCGTCAGTCATGCCGTAGCCAGGGGGGGGCCGTTTGACATTTTCAGCGTCGGTCCAGTATGCCAACGAAGTGCTTCAACATGGGTTCGGCGACGGCGCGGGATCCGTTGCCTCGGTCCAGCCTGTTTCGCCAGGGATGAGTGGAGCGCAGGTGTATCGAGTTACCACCCGATCGGGCGAAGCCTTTGCGCTGAAGTGCTACCCCGCGATGGCGACGCTCGATCGCGTTCAGGAGATTCATCGTGTGATGCAAGCCGCTCGCAGCGCCGGTTGTGAACTGGTGCCACGGCTGATTTCCGCGCAGGGTTCGCGAGTGCCAGCGACAGCGATCCGCTATCGAACGGAATGCTGGGAATTGGTGACTTGGATGCCAGGCAACGCGTTGGATCGATCGGTCGATTCAGGGCCCTTGCTCGCTGCTGTCTCGCAGGGTGCTGCGGCGATCGCCCGTTTTCATCAGGCCGCACGTTCGCTGGGTACCCAAGTTCAAGTTCCACTCTGCATCCGATCTCGGCAATCGAGGATCGCCGAGGTCTCCCCTTTGTTGCGATCGCTTCTCACTCGCGATCTCGATTGCGTTGCGAATCCCTTGCTGCGGCAAACGGTCGCTTTGGCGGTCGATCGACTTCGTGACCGCTGGCACGCGGTATCGCGAAATGCGATGACTTCACTCGAGGCGCTCTCGCGAACCAAGGTCCCCTGTTCCTACGTGCTGCGCGACTGCCATCGCGAACACGTTTTCTTTACCGAGTTTCAGAACCATGGGTCCACGACGCGATCCGTGAGCGGAATCATCGACATGGACGCTGTTCGCATGGACGCCGCCGCGGCCGACCTCGCCCGCTGGACCGGTAGTTTTGTGAAAAACGGCATTTCTGTACACCAGTTATGGGATGCTGCTGTGGCGGGTTATCGGTTAGAATCGTCATTGAAGGTGCAGCAGGAAGCGTTAGCTCGTGAACTCGCGCCCATTTCCGCATGGATCAGTTTGGCAAACTGGGCGATTTGGCTGTTGCTTGAGCAGCGACGTTTTCCGGTCGCGGATGAGGCGATTCTCCGCAGGATCGAGCACTTGATCGAGGTGGTTGATCGATTCGAAACGGAATGAGAATTTATAGAGGCAGTTTTTAGAGATGATCAAAACGATATTCAGTTTCCTTGCACCCTTCGCGTTGCTCGCTGCTCTTGTCTCACCACCGCTGGTGGCTCAAGATGGGTTTGATGACAACGCCGGATTGTTCTCGGATTTTTCCCTCGGCGGTTTCGGTCAACCTGCGGACGAGTCAACGGTATGGACGGCGAAGTATTTTGCGACCCAAGACGGTGTCCGCGGGCGGCTTGATGTCGAAGTCAAAATCTCTCGCGGCTGGCACGTCTACTCGGTCACGCAGCCGCCGGGTGGACCGCTGCAAACCAAGCTGACCATCAAGGGCCCCGACGCTGTGAAGTTGGCGGGCGAATTTACCCCTTCGGAACCACCACTCAAGAGCGTTTCGACGATCTTCAAAGGTGTGACGATCGAAGAACATGACGGTTTGATCGTGTGGTCGGTACCGATCTTGATCCCGGATGGATTCCGCGATGCGATCACCGTGGGAGTCGATGCACAGGCATGCAAGACGGACGGGGCGTGTGTCCCGATTGAAGAATCGCTGGTCGCGTTGTTCGCAGGAACCATTGACCAAGTTGCGTCCCATTCTGAGAACAACACGGTGGCTCAAGGCGATGGACCGACGCTGGATGGCAAGATGGCCACCGCCGCTCCGCAGCAAACCTTTCGAGACGAGGATTACCAAGTCGCTTGGACAGCTGGGTTGGTTCCTTCGACGGTCGCGCCGGGGGGACGAGCACTTTTGACGTTCACGGCCAAGCCCGATTCGGGCTTCCACGTGTATCGTGCGGCAGTCGATGATGCCGATAGTTCGACGAACTTTGTGATGACCGAGAAAGCCGGTCTGCGAGTGGGGGCCCCTGCAGCGAGTAGCGAACCCCATGAGAGCAATTTGCTGAAGGGAATCTTCTACCACGATGGCAACGTCAGTTGGACCATGCCCGTCGAGGTTCCGGAAGATGCCAAGCCGGGTGAACACAAAATAAAAGGTGCCATTGGTTACCAGGCCTGTACCGATAGTAGTTGTCAGCAGCCCGTCGCACTCCAATTTTCCACGAACCTTACGGTGGGCCAACCCGATTCGACATCGCCTCGCCTCGCCTCCGTCGTGATGACATCGGCCAAGCGAGCCGACGTGCTTGATGCGGCAGCGATGACGCAGTGGGTCGACAAAGACGTCAAGGCCGATGGCACAAAGCCACAAAGCAATCTTTTGAGTGATGACAGCGACGGTACGGTCCAGCCCATTGTGATTGACGGTGGAGGAGATCGGCCATTTGCGCTGCTAATGATGTTCGCGTTTCTTGGCGGGCTGATTTTGAACGTGATGCCCTGTGTCTTGCCGGTCGTCGGAATCAAGGTCATGGGCTTCATTCAGCAAGCTGGTGCGGACCGAAAACGGGTCTTTTGGCTCAATGCGGTATATGCCGCAGGCATCTTGGTCGTTTTCGCGCTGCTGACAGTGCTGGCCGTCGTGTTTGGTATGGCTTGGGGCGAGCATTTTCAACGGTTCGAATTTCGATTGGGGATGACGGTCTTGGTGTTCGCGCTGGCGCTGAGCTATTTCGGATTCTGGGAAATACCGGTTCCCGGCATGGCGAGCGGGAAGCTTTCACAAGACTTGCAAAAACGCGAAGGGTACCCCGGCGCCTTCTTTAAGGGCGCCTTCGCAACGGTCTTGTCGACCCCCTGCAGCGGACCGGCGCTGGGAGTCGTGTTCCCCGCCGTTGCCTCGCTACCACCCCTTCAAGCGACGGCGCTAATGATGATGGTCGGCGTCGGGATGGCCTTTCCCTATATCTTGATCGGTATTTGGCCATCATTGGTGGCGTGGTTGCCGAAACCAGGCACGTGGATGGAAACCTTTAAGGAATTGATGGCGTTCCTGCTTCTCGGCACGGTCGCCTTTTTCTTCTTCATGTTCAGCGACGAGGTGCGATTGCCCGTCTTTGTGACGCTGATCGGTGTTTGGTTCGGGTGCTGGATCATTGGTAAAGTTCCAAACTGGGCTGATTTGCGAAGCCGAATGATCGCATGGGCCGGTGGCATCGTGTCTGCGACGGTGATCGGTATGATGGCGTTTCACTATTTGGAATCAGAGCCAGCTACCGCCTCCGTCGCGACAGCGAACATGCGGAGTCGTGCGAGTGGAGAGCTCGATTGGGAACCCTACAATGAGGCGAGATTGCAAGAACTGCAACAGCAAGGCCGTACGGTCATGGTGGATTTCACCGCACGTTGGTGTCCCAACTGTATTTTTAATTCCAAAGTTGCGTTGAATACCGAACCCACTCGAAAAATGGTTGAAGAGCTCAATGCAGTTCCGATGCTTGCCGATTGGACGAATCGGAATCTCGAAATCAAATCGAAGCTCGAAGAATTGCAAAGCCGCTCGATTCCGGTGCTGGCAATCTATCCTGGGTCACGCCCCAACCAGCCGATCGTGTTGCGAGATCTTGTCTCTCAATCCGCAGTGCTGAAAGCCCTCGAGCAGGCGGGGCCGAGCGTGCCGGGGTCATCGTCTTCGATCGCAACTCAGTTGAACGTGCCTCAGGTGGTGTCCACCACCGTGCACTAGCCCGGATGATTCGTAACCCAATGCATAAGCTTGTAAGCTAGACACAGGTGGTTCTCTATCCCGGAAGGGATTGCAAGCCATCAGAGCATTTCAAAAATTGACATGGGATGTAGGTCCGGTTCCTACCGGCCGAATCGAGGTAGTCCGGTGGGAACCGGACCTACGTGTTTTATGGAAATGCTCTAGCCGTAGGTCGCGATAGCGCACCTACGGTCAGCTAACAGCAAGAGAACTTTTCGACCCCGCAGGGTGTCGCAGCCCGCCTGGACTGATCTGCGGCCCTCGGCGTCGTTTGACCTGGGTTTCACTCACAGAGCGAGGGCGAGGCGTCGTGCCGTTTCCACGAGTTCTACCAGTTCTCGGCGAAGTCCATCTTCATCGCTGCCGATGGCCGTTTGCGCAATTTGTGCGACATGGTCGTAGGTCCAACTGCCACGAAACTCGCTATCACGGAGCAGCATCCCAAACGCGGCAACCGCGGCTGCAAATTTGAATTCGCGATCCGCCGAGGCAAACGTGCCCCCGTCATCGATAAACACATTGTTCATCAAACGGCTCTCCGTCTCTTCGGGCAACTTGTAACGTACCTTCAAGGTCAGCATTTCACCGCTATCGGCTGCGTGGGACGTATCACGCGGCTGCTGATACTTCAGCGGATCGATCGCAGGAACACCTGGCGATGATGGCAAACCTTCGGGAATGACTTCGTAGATCGCGGTTACCGAGTGCCCGGCGCCAATTTCGCCCGCGTCTTTCTTGTCATCATTAAAGTCTTGGGCCTCGAGCATTCGGTTTTCATAGCCGATCAATCGATAGGCTGAGACTACGTTTGGGTTAAACTCGACCTGGATTTTGACGTCCTTGGCAATCGTCACCAAGGTACCAGCGACCTGATCAACCAAGACCTTTTTCGCCTCGTTATCTGAATCGATAAAGGCATAGTTTCCGTTGCCGTGCCCGCTCACCTGTTCCAGCATCGCATCGTTGAAATTTCCCATCCCGAACCCGAGGACCGTCAAATCAATCCCACCGCGTGAGGCGTCCTTGATCATGCGTACCAACTCGTCGGTGCCGCTTGCACCGACATTAAAATCACCATCGGTACACAACATAACGCGGTTTGTGCCGCCGGCAACAAAATGGTCACGCGCGACCTGATAAGCCAGTTGCAATCCCTGCCCGCCGTTGGTGCTGCCGCCACTTTGTAGCCGGTCGAGTGCCGACATCAATGTGGCCGTTTGATTCGCTGGAGTGCTGTCGAGGACCAATCCTGCCGATCCAGCGTAGGCAACGATTGCGATTCGGTCCTTGCCGCTGAGTTGGGGCACGAGCAGTTGCAGTCCGCGTTTGAGCAGCGGTAACTTGTTCGCGGCCTTCATCGATCCCGACGTGTCGACGAGCAACACCAAATTGCACGCTGGGCGTTCTTGTTGGGGAACTTCCCGTCCTTTCATCGCAACGCGAAGCAGTCGATGTTGGTCGTTCCAAGGACAGTCGGTCGCGGCAAGATGGACCGCAAACGGATCGGATTGATCGTCCGTAGGGGGGGCATAGTCGTAAGGGAAATAGTTCACCAACTCTTCGATGCGAACGGCGTCGGGGCGAGGTAGTTGGTGATATTGAGTCAGAAATTGCCTCACTTTGCTGTAAGAAGCCGTGTCGACGTCGATCGAAAACGTGCTGAGGGGGTGCTCGGTGGCAACCAAGAAAGGATTTTCGACGATCAAATCGTATCGGTCACCGCGAGGATCGCTTTCAATGTCCGGGGGAAGGTCCATCACCTCTTGATCGAGCACTGCGCCGACGGATTCAAGAGGCCGGCCAGCATCCATCGCTAAGGACCTTGCCGACTCGACACTTGTTCGTGCCGCTTCTTGCCCGCAGCCAATAAGCATCAGCATGGCCAGGCTAAAACCGAGTTGCCTGTGTCGTGATTCCATCGCATCATCCTCTGTTTCGTTGAGTGCTATTTTGAACCGATCCGAAAAGGGGGCTGACACTCACTTGGTCTGAGCGTATCGGTCGCGATTCCATTGGAAAACAACGAGTTTTTGAGCAATCGAAACGTCGGTCGACAAAGGGCAGACCCTTTTCGGATAGGTTCTTTACCGCCAGCTATAAGGAAGACGATCGAAACAGGATAATGGATTTAGCTAATTGGATATTTTTTCGAGCGTGACGGCGTAGCCAAGGATATCGTTTTGGTCTCGACAGTAATCGAGCACGATAGCGTACACTTGAGCGTCACCGGTTGATTTCGCCCGATCAGCGATCTTCAACAGCATCGGCACGATCCGCTGCGGAGGCACATCCTCGGGGACCAAATCCACCGCGGCGCGGGCCGCATCGGCGTACCGGCCGCTACGGAAAAGGAGATCCACGTAGGTTTCCATCGCAGCGGTGCCATGCTTTTTCGAATCCACCGACCGAGCTTTCCGCTCGAATTGTTTCAGATTGGCGTCAAGATTTTCTCCGAGCAAGATGTTGTAGAACGCGATGTAGGCCGGATAGAAGTCAACAAACGGTTCGTCGCCCGGGTATTGGAACTGAGCTGCCAAGCGTTGCCCGTATCGACACAATTGCATCGCCTTGTCGTGGTACACCCGATCGTCCAAGATCGATGCGATTCGAACGGTCGATGCCAGGTGTGTGGTGTCGAGGTGATAGGCTCCTTCGTCCATGATCCACGGACGTTTCTCAAGCATTTCGCTCAGTGTTTCGCTGTCGGCTGCGGGTGCTTCCCGCCGTGCAATGTCGCCGCGGACCAACACGACCAATTCGTTGTACAGGTGGTCGAGCAACCGAGACGCCGCTGCTTGACGATCCGATTGACTCCTTCCCGCAATCGCCTGCTCATACAAGGTGATGCTGTTGCAAGTGCCCTGGTGGTCCAGCACCGCTTGGAAGCCGCGTCCCACATCGATTCCCTCGTGCAACAGCACTTGAATCATTGCGTCATAGTTGTCGTCCGTGATCGGGATCTCGGCGGTCAATTGTTTTGCCTTTTCCAAATCTCCGGTGGGACGCAAGTACATCCAACCTTCGGCGACTTTGCCGTCTTGGATTAACATCGTGCCAACTTCGGAACATGCATCCAACAACCCCATCTCAAGTTGTCGTTCGACGTCCTCGGGTTTGGGCTTGTCATCTTCTGATGCCAATAACGGCAACCCAAGCCGACTGCGAATCTGCATCTTCAACGCTTCGAACAACTCCATCGGCTGCCGAGTCTGTCGAAAATGGTTCGCCATTGCGTCAACCATTGCGGGGCCATGGCCACGGTGACGGTCGAGTGCTTGGAAAATGCTTGCGGAGGTCATCGGAGAGTCCATCGCGTTAGAAGGAATGCTTAGCAGAAAGACTATAGCCCGAGGCCTTCGTTGACGCCGAACATGACGTTCATGTTCTGGATCGCCGCACCGCTGGCTCCCTTCGTCAAATTGTCAATTGCACATACGATCACAATCCGATCCGCAGCGTCGCGTGCCGTCATGTGAACATAGTTGGTTCCCGCGACATGCTTGGTCGCGGGTAAGGCGTCGGTTGGGACGAGGAAGGGACAATCGCGATAGCGTTTCTGCCACGTTTCAATCAGCTGTTTCGCATGGACCTTGCCGCCACCCGCGTCCGTTTTCGGTTTGACATAAATCGTCGACAAGATACCTCGGTCCATAGGCGTTAAATGGGGCGTGAACAGGATCGACGGCAGCGTACCCGCAGCGCGGTGCAAGATGTCGACCATTTCCGGTTGGTGTCGATGTGACCCGACGCCATACGCAGCAATCGAATCATTGACTTCACAGTAAAGGGTCCCCAGTTTGGGCGACCGGCCTGCACCGCTCACCCCGCTTTTGCTGTCGACAATGATATCCGTCGCCTCAATCATGTCGGAATGAAGCAACGGTTGCAGCGGTAGAATCACAGACGTTGGGTAACATCCTGGATTTGCGACCAAGTCGCTGCTGCGAATTTCGTCCGCGTAGAACTCCGGCAATCCGTAAGGCGTCTTACCAATCCGCTCGGGCCATGGGTGAGTGACACCATACCATTTCTCATACAGTTCACGATTGGAGAGTCGAAAGTCGGCACTGAAATCGACCACACGCGTGCCTGCCTCGACCAACTGCTTGCAGGTTTCTGCTGAGGCTCCGTGCGGTAAGCAGCACATCACGACGTCACACTTTTTTGCGATCTCATCGGCATCCAGTGTTTCGATAACGACATCACATCGCCCGCTCAGCGAGGGATGAACCGCACTCAACGGCTTTCCGGCGTCAGCGCGACTGGTCGCAGCGACCAAGGTTGCTTCGGGATGTGAAAGGAGTAAGCGAGCGACTTCGAGAGCGGTGTACCCGGTCGCGCCAACGATACCAACTTGGATGGTCATAGGGAGTTCAGATGTCAGATGTCAGATGTCAGATGTCAGATGTCAGCCGCCTACAACATGTAGTGTTCCGCCGCTTCGCGTTCGGTGGCGGATTGCTCGTACATGTCGAGGATCAATTGTTTGTCGCATTCACGCTGCTGGACCTTTCGCCGGGCAAACATTTTCGCTTGTGTGCTAATCATCACGTCGGCAGGCAGGAGTGCCGTTTGGCCGAACAATCGTGCGTAGTTGACAAAACTCGGCACGTTCGAGGTCACAAAACCATACAGCATGCTGCAGACACCGATCACTTTGCCGGTAAAGATACTCGTGTTGATAGCTGATTTGGAATAGTCACCAATGAAACAACCGAGGAACTGCATGCCCGTCGCAATCTTCGTGTTGTCGTACTCCATGTTGATCTTGCCGTACGTGTTCTTCAAGTCGCTATTGCAGGTTCCGGCGCCAAGATTGATCCAGCTGCCCAAGTAGCTATGACCTAAAAAGCCATGATGCTGCTTGTTCGTGTAAGGTTCGATAACGGACGCCTCGACTTCGCCACCGATCTTGACCGTATGTCCAAGCGAAACACCATCCTTCAGTGCCGAATGTTCAATCACCCGCGTCCCTGCTCCTGCGTGTAGCGGACCTTCTAAATAGCAGAAGGGACCGACTTTCACGTTACGTTCGAGCAGGATCGGCCCATTTTCAACATTGATTGACAGGTATTCACCGAGCGAGACGCCTTCGTTGACAAAGACCCCATCCGCATGCTGGCGGTACTCCCCGTGTGCCACTCGCCACTCGATCGATTCCCGCATTTCGTTCATGTGCCAAGACACGATGTCATGAGGCCAATGGAACGCCGCCGCGGTCGTTGGAGATCTCGGCAGCGAATCCGCCAATTGAACGAGCCGATCGGTTAATGACAAAAGAGGTGCCACCACGGATTTGGAACGGGACCTGCTCGATTTCTCGGGTACAGGGTCCGGTGGCGGAGACAATTCGCTCCGACGTGCCGCCAAATCGGCTGCCGTCAAACGGGCGATCAGAATCGATCCATCATGTTCATCGACCATGGAAACCGATCGATCTTCTTGAGCCATCTTGACCAACACCGCGTCCAATGCCACTCGAGGGACGAGTCGTGCGTTGACCAATAAAATCCCGCCATCGTCCGTCGGCCACTTGTCTCCGATCTCCGTCGCCGCTTGCGACAGTTCAAAATCCAGCTGCTGGATTTCGGTCAGATAGGAACGGACGGACCCCAGCAGCGAACTTCCCGCCAACGGACCTCGGATCAACTCCTTCAAGCGGTCGACCAAGCGAAGACTTGCACAGGTGACCGCGTAGGCGGGTCGCGACTGGGTGATCGGGAACAAGTGGCTCGCAAGCTGGTCTTCGAAGCAAATGATTTGCATGGGATGGACTGCGGATCAATGGTGGAAAGCGTCTCACGCAGAATGCGAAAGGTAGCGATTGTGACGATCGTGCAGTTTAACGCAATCCCAATCGAGCTCTCAGCCCCCTTCTGTGTGCTTCAAGGCTGCGTTATTCGAGCAAAACGTATCCCGCGAATTAAGCTCGATGAGCGGTGTGACCGTTTGCGCTGCGAGCAACCGCTCGGGAAATACGCGTCGCGCTTCAGAAAGCCCTTGCCTAACCGAACAACGCCACCTTGTGGACGCTTTACCGTAATTTCCCGAATCAATTTCGGACTGAGCGGCAAGGCGCTAGCCGCCGGTATTTCATCGGCAAAACCGGCGGCAAGCGATCTGCCGCTGATACCGTGACGCTCTCCAGCTATTCCTTGATCGACACCATGCTTGTCCCTTCCCGTTTCTGCTACTGGAGCGTCACGTTCCTGTTCGTTTGCCGATTGATCTCGGCTGGTGAACCGCAAGCCATCGACACCTCCGCCGTCAATCCGCTCGGCGACCACGCCGTGATTGCCATCGATCGCTCCTTGCTCAGGATGCGTATTGAATCGCTCGATTCCCCAAACTACGCAACTCGCCAGGCCGCCTTCCGATGGTTGCTGCAGAACGAGGATGTGACGGGCATCGAAGCAGGGCTCGTAGCGGCACTGCAGCATTCATCGCTGGAGGTTCGCTGCCAATGCAATCGACTATTGGATGAGTTCGCACAGCGACGAATCGACGGCCAAGTCGAGCGTTTGCTTGACCCGCAGCTTCCAGCCACCGAAATCAAGCTGCCGTTATGGGAGAGCTTCGCGAGAAATGTGGGTGACGACACCGAGTGTCGGGTCTTCTATGCCACCCTGTTTCGCCGCTATCGACAGCGGATCTTACAAATCACTGGCCGCAACGACCCGCATTTAAACCTTGACCAGCACTTTTTGACGTCTCAACCGCGCAAGGGTTCTTGGGAAACTACGTTACCCGTGGACGATTCTTGGGAGTGGTCCTTCTATCTATTGGCCGACACCGATTCGAAGACGTTCACCGACCGGCGCCGAACACTTCGCGTGATGATGACGCTTGCACACTCGAGTATCGGCCCCAAAATGGGGACGGCCTCCGATCAAAGAATCTTTGGCCGGTTGGTCGAAGCGTGGCTCAGGAGTCATGCCAGCGTCGGAACGCCAAATGACCGATTAAGGGTGGCGATGCGGTTTGGCTGCAATCTGTTGGCATCAGAATTGGCAAATCGGATACTGAGCGATCCTCGCTTGCCGGCAACGTGGCAAACGACCGCCATGTTGGCTGCCGCCCGTTTGTCCATGGAACCATTGGCCTCGGGCACGCAACCGGCATGGGTCTTGCCAAGTCTTGACGCCACGCTTCGCGCAAGACTCGCAGACCATCGGGTGGCCAATGCTTCGCACTTGATGCCTGGCCAAGAAAACAGCCGACGTACTCAAGTGCGTGACGTCGCCATGGCAGCGCTGTTGCAGCTTCATTCGATCGATCCTCGCAGCGCGGGGTTTAGCGGGTTACGGGCTCATCCAACGATGCTATTCCTTGACCACAGCCTTGGATTTCATGACGACGAGTCGAGAAAACTCGCTCACCATGAATCGATGCGATTGCTCGCCCAGCGCGGTGTCGCCCGGCTGTCCACTCCGCGACTACCTCTTAGGGCGGAACTCCAACGTCTATCGCTGAAACCGCAATTGTTCAATGCGGCTGCGACAGATCGTACCCTTCTCGGTCAACTCGCCTTCGATTCGCCTTAACGGCTCAGCAAATCGCTCGATCACGCGGGGCCGTTCCCATCTGGGACGCCGAGTCAAAGTTTCCACCGCGGTGTTGCACAGATGTTCCCAAGTCGTTCCCGCGAGGTCGGTCTCAACCCAAAGCTGTAACTGACCTTCACCATACCGCAGCATCGAATGGCGAACACCGCCTAACGAGTCAACGATCCGCTCAATCGTTGCGGGAAACACCTTATGTCCGTTGGGTAAGACGATCACGTCATCCTGCCGGCCGAGGATTCGATACTGACCCGTTGCAGAATCTAACTCAACCAAGTCACCCGTGTCGAACCATCCATCCGCATCGATCCGCTCGCGGGTCGCGATGGGATTCTGCCAATAGCCGAGCATCAAGTGCGGCCCCCGAACAAACAGCCGACCATCACGGATTTCGGTTTCCCAGCCTTCAACGGGCATTCCCACACAACCGGGAACGGCATTTTCGGGAGTTGCACTACAGATCACCGGAGCGGTTTCGGTACACCCATAGCCCTGGGTAACGACGATGCCGCGCGTCTTCCATTGCTGAAAGGATGACGCGGAGAGGCCTGCACCCCCAACACCAAGCACTCGTAAACGTTGCATGCCGAGTTCGTCAGCATCACCGGCTAGCAGACGCTCTGCGACGCTGGGAACGACGTTGGCCAGCGTCGGCTGGACAAAGGCAGCAAGCCGCGTCCAGCCCTCAAAGCCTCGCGTTAGTGCCAAAGTACAGCCGCTCAACAACCATGTCCCCAAGTCACAAGTGCGGGCGTAGGCATGAGAAACGGGCAAGCACGTTAAACGCACGTCCTGACTCGTTTGTGGCACGGTGGACAATTTTGCCTGCGCGTTGCTGGCGAGCGAGCGGTGTGACAAAACAACGCCTTTAGGCGAACCACTTGTTCCACTGGTCCACAGGATCAGCCCAGCAGAGTTTGGGTCGACTCGGTCAAATTCCATCTGACCCAATCGTGTCGAGCTGGCCAGCAACGCTTCAACATCGTCGATCCAATAACCGCCGACCTGTTGCCAGCAGTCTTGCAGATGGTTTTCGCCACCGAGCTCATTCAATGGAACATTGATCACGCCAATTCGAGCGGCCGCAAGCGTCAAAACGACGTCGGCGAGCGAATTGCGACTTCCGTAGCCAAGATGGCGGGGCATCGCAGGCGCTGCTGCGAACTTCGCGTGAAGAGACTCCGCCGTCGCTTGGACTTGCCGAGCCAGTTGCAACCACGTGTAGGTGGTTGCCACGTCTCCAATCAACGCAACCGAGGACGGTTGCGTTCGAACTTGGTGGTCAAAGGCATCGAGTAGATTGGAGACCATCAAAGATGCCGACCCATCGCCCATTCTTTCTTGAGCTTACGCTCCAAGCGACTTGCGAAGCTTTTCACCGTTGCCTGCTTGGCCAAAGGACGTCATGCGAGCGACGCAAACGGCCTTCATCGCTTCGCGAGCGGGCTTCAAGTAAGCGCGTGGGTCGAAGGCGGATGGGTCATCTGCGAACACTTTGCGAATGGCGCCGGTGATCGCCATTCGGCAATCGGTATCGACGTT
It contains:
- the argC gene encoding N-acetyl-gamma-glutamyl-phosphate reductase — translated: MTIQVGIVGATGYTALEVARLLLSHPEATLVAATSRADAGKPLSAVHPSLSGRCDVVIETLDADEIAKKCDVVMCCLPHGASAETCKQLVEAGTRVVDFSADFRLSNRELYEKWYGVTHPWPERIGKTPYGLPEFYADEIRSSDLVANPGCYPTSVILPLQPLLHSDMIEATDIIVDSKSGVSGAGRSPKLGTLYCEVNDSIAAYGVGSHRHQPEMVDILHRAAGTLPSILFTPHLTPMDRGILSTIYVKPKTDAGGGKVHAKQLIETWQKRYRDCPFLVPTDALPATKHVAGTNYVHMTARDAADRIVIVCAIDNLTKGASGAAIQNMNVMFGVNEGLGL
- a CDS encoding putative sugar nucleotidyl transferase gives rise to the protein MQIICFEDQLASHLFPITQSRPAYAVTCASLRLVDRLKELIRGPLAGSSLLGSVRSYLTEIQQLDFELSQAATEIGDKWPTDDGGILLVNARLVPRVALDAVLVKMAQEDRSVSMVDEHDGSILIARLTAADLAARRSELSPPPDPVPEKSSRSRSKSVVAPLLSLTDRLVQLADSLPRSPTTAAAFHWPHDIVSWHMNEMRESIEWRVAHGEYRQHADGVFVNEGVSLGEYLSINVENGPILLERNVKVGPFCYLEGPLHAGAGTRVIEHSALKDGVSLGHTVKIGGEVEASVIEPYTNKQHHGFLGHSYLGSWINLGAGTCNSDLKNTYGKINMEYDNTKIATGMQFLGCFIGDYSKSAINTSIFTGKVIGVCSMLYGFVTSNVPSFVNYARLFGQTALLPADVMISTQAKMFARRKVQQRECDKQLILDMYEQSATEREAAEHYML
- a CDS encoding class I adenylate-forming enzyme family protein, with protein sequence MVSNLLDAFDHQVRTQPSSVALIGDVATTYTWLQLARQVQATAESLHAKFAAAPAMPRHLGYGSRNSLADVVLTLAAARIGVINVPLNELGGENHLQDCWQQVGGYWIDDVEALLASSTRLGQMEFDRVDPNSAGLILWTSGTSGSPKGVVLSHRSLASNAQAKLSTVPQTSQDVRLTCLPVSHAYARTCDLGTWLLSGCTLALTRGFEGWTRLAAFVQPTLANVVPSVAERLLAGDADELGMQRLRVLGVGGAGLSASSFQQWKTRGIVVTQGYGCTETAPVICSATPENAVPGCVGMPVEGWETEIRDGRLFVRGPHLMLGYWQNPIATRERIDADGWFDTGDLVELDSATGQYRILGRQDDVIVLPNGHKVFPATIERIVDSLGGVRHSMLRYGEGQLQLWVETDLAGTTWEHLCNTAVETLTRRPRWERPRVIERFAEPLRRIEGELTEKGTICRSRIEQLRFQR